A portion of the Halobacterium hubeiense genome contains these proteins:
- a CDS encoding RNA-guided endonuclease TnpB family protein has protein sequence MGTTVTKTLQATLVPPTTHKERRLQRTVATYRRALSDAFNSGAETRSAVNNIVTDDNLTSYAKDALKSYVPQLYNTYNAKELTDDHPVRFTNRGWELDHSPDRTHEFCWRVPQAGRGTSFWIPLRINPDQRELWDRLYDGDVSVGQFRLRQTRTSWTLNVTVEYSVPEQEPPEEPTPIGFDVGESALLVGCAVERGAPQDPLFIDGGHARYLRKEMFTTLRRLRERNAADWRIDERSNYHQNALTDIVEKASREAVEYAGQFEKPVIVLEDLSYIRESLDCGKWMNRRLHTWAFARLQDRIEDKALDAGIPVEYVNPAYTSQTCHACSHIGSRSGQAEFRCTNDSCWVTTYQADLNAAVNIANRLDPWGESLPLKPAGDDSPRDGSACDSTTGHRETSRRPRQMTLSAYSSETSSLRETSFVGDSTVHGG, from the coding sequence GTGGGTACCACGGTCACGAAAACGCTTCAGGCAACGCTCGTACCTCCAACGACACACAAAGAGCGACGCCTTCAGCGAACCGTGGCCACGTATCGCCGTGCCCTTTCGGACGCGTTCAATAGTGGTGCGGAGACGCGCTCGGCAGTCAACAACATCGTCACGGACGACAACCTCACGTCCTACGCTAAGGACGCGCTCAAGTCCTACGTCCCGCAACTCTACAATACGTACAACGCCAAGGAATTGACTGACGATCACCCAGTCCGGTTCACGAACCGGGGTTGGGAATTGGATCACTCGCCCGATCGGACCCACGAGTTCTGCTGGCGCGTTCCACAAGCTGGGCGCGGGACCTCGTTTTGGATACCGCTTCGCATCAATCCCGATCAGCGGGAGTTGTGGGATCGCCTCTACGATGGTGACGTGTCTGTAGGCCAGTTCCGATTGCGCCAAACCCGAACGTCGTGGACATTGAACGTCACCGTCGAATACAGTGTACCGGAGCAAGAACCGCCTGAAGAGCCTACACCGATCGGCTTCGATGTGGGTGAGTCGGCGTTGCTCGTCGGCTGTGCCGTCGAGCGCGGTGCTCCACAAGACCCACTGTTCATTGACGGTGGACACGCGCGATATCTTCGGAAAGAGATGTTCACGACGCTCCGTCGTCTTCGAGAGCGAAACGCCGCCGATTGGCGGATTGACGAGCGTTCCAACTACCACCAGAACGCACTCACGGATATTGTCGAGAAGGCGAGCCGAGAGGCCGTCGAGTACGCCGGGCAGTTTGAGAAGCCAGTAATTGTCCTCGAAGATCTGTCGTATATCCGTGAGTCGCTGGACTGCGGAAAGTGGATGAACCGTCGTCTTCACACATGGGCGTTCGCCCGATTGCAGGACCGTATCGAGGACAAAGCCCTCGATGCTGGCATCCCTGTCGAGTACGTCAATCCGGCATACACGTCGCAGACGTGCCATGCGTGCTCCCACATCGGATCGCGCTCGGGTCAGGCGGAGTTTCGTTGTACCAACGACAGCTGTTGGGTGACGACGTATCAGGCAGATCTGAACGCGGCGGTTAACATCGCTAACCGTCTCGACCCGTGGGGAGAGAGCCTGCCGTTGAAACCGGCGGGCGATGACTCGCCACGGGACGGGAGTGCCTGTGACAGCACCACGGGACACCGAGAGACGAGTCGGAGACCCCGACAGATGACTCTCTCGGCGTACAGTTCCGAAACCTCCTCGCTCCGCGAGACTTCCTTTGTAGGGGACTCTACCGTTCATGGTGGATGA
- a CDS encoding VirB4 family type IV secretion system protein, producing the protein MPTMRNLVLQTGSGAVGQLTEWLTNPTSAEGAALYILLAVLVGIGGKLLWDWYTDDDEEEVEFSDLLDEETIEQGAAERQLLDDIAESHKTVTAPAAIEWETRAARVGEQWTTTLYIADYPDYPNDGYLSELFEMTDVQFDLTAHITPKNQERARNELQDIADDLQVDADLEQSVRSAYLQERANEAAATYKAVENGANVFDQGMFITVRADEKENLRDAVQKVKSALRDDPANLTPKTAICRQDLALQSAAPIGDNEFGRTSIALGGAVGALLSSPHNATILEEGGVEFGIHKDNQSPVVIDPFARDNGYAMFTVGDTGSGKSFSSKQNFIRSIEQSKDRIGIILEPLNNWAGVAEALDAKRITVGGTLGLNPLEIRETPEHVQRAMGEDASPFNEKLDDAMSFLTNFFALRGISLGDRRTTLELGLKRAYKRNGITDDISTHGNPSPTIQDMMDVFEDMVDDPEEFVVRSDEEAGKIKEDATWLLDQLRPFEDDGRHANLGQESDFDIRDEKVIYLDLAQQEGSVDSSTALTMQLLISLVYERAKVSEKEVVFYIDEARYIMQDAASLAFLETVFRHHRHHDLSIRLVTQTVDEFFEHAESEAILDQCAVKQFHRLDGMDEEWADEFGLNYAQMRFVQDAVPGNEDAGFSEALVGVDGEWRGIQVKAMPKEKQVIDFDPTSQIRSSLPGAGDDAVETEMQEFQEELEHRATNGTNETSELNEESDAVEAEPDGGSTEDTNDG; encoded by the coding sequence ATGCCCACGATGCGTAACCTCGTCCTCCAGACGGGCAGCGGAGCCGTCGGCCAGCTCACAGAGTGGCTCACGAATCCGACCTCAGCTGAAGGGGCGGCCCTCTACATCCTGCTCGCGGTACTGGTCGGTATCGGCGGGAAACTCCTCTGGGACTGGTACACCGACGACGATGAGGAAGAGGTCGAGTTCTCGGATTTGCTCGACGAGGAGACCATCGAACAGGGCGCGGCCGAACGCCAACTTCTCGACGACATCGCCGAGTCACACAAGACGGTGACGGCGCCGGCGGCGATCGAGTGGGAAACGCGCGCGGCACGGGTCGGCGAGCAGTGGACGACGACGCTGTACATCGCTGACTACCCGGACTACCCCAACGACGGCTACCTCTCCGAGCTCTTCGAGATGACCGACGTGCAGTTCGACCTGACGGCCCACATTACGCCGAAGAACCAGGAACGGGCGCGGAACGAACTGCAGGATATCGCTGACGACCTTCAGGTGGACGCTGACCTCGAACAGAGCGTGCGGAGTGCCTACCTACAGGAACGCGCCAACGAGGCCGCAGCGACGTACAAGGCCGTCGAGAACGGCGCGAACGTCTTCGACCAGGGGATGTTCATCACAGTACGAGCCGACGAGAAGGAGAACCTCCGCGACGCCGTCCAGAAGGTCAAGAGCGCACTCCGCGACGATCCGGCGAACCTCACGCCGAAGACAGCGATCTGTCGGCAGGATCTCGCCCTCCAGTCCGCCGCGCCCATCGGCGACAACGAGTTCGGCCGGACGTCGATTGCGCTCGGCGGCGCCGTCGGCGCGCTGCTGTCCTCGCCGCACAACGCGACGATTCTCGAGGAGGGTGGCGTCGAGTTCGGGATTCACAAGGACAACCAGAGTCCCGTGGTCATCGACCCGTTCGCGCGGGACAACGGGTACGCGATGTTCACCGTCGGCGACACGGGTTCGGGGAAGTCGTTCAGTTCGAAGCAGAACTTCATCCGGTCGATCGAGCAGAGTAAGGACCGTATCGGCATCATCCTCGAGCCGCTGAATAACTGGGCCGGCGTCGCCGAAGCGCTCGATGCCAAACGCATCACTGTCGGCGGGACACTCGGGCTGAACCCCTTGGAGATTCGGGAGACGCCCGAGCACGTCCAGCGGGCGATGGGCGAGGACGCCAGCCCGTTCAACGAGAAGCTCGACGACGCGATGAGCTTCCTGACGAACTTCTTCGCCCTCCGCGGCATCTCGCTGGGCGACCGCCGGACGACACTCGAACTCGGGCTCAAGCGGGCGTACAAGCGAAACGGAATTACCGACGACATCTCGACGCACGGCAACCCGAGCCCGACGATTCAGGATATGATGGACGTCTTCGAGGACATGGTTGACGACCCCGAGGAGTTCGTCGTCCGGTCCGACGAGGAGGCGGGGAAGATCAAGGAAGACGCGACGTGGCTACTCGACCAGCTCCGCCCCTTCGAGGACGACGGTCGGCACGCCAACCTCGGCCAAGAGTCCGACTTCGACATTCGGGACGAGAAGGTTATCTACCTCGATCTCGCCCAGCAGGAGGGCAGCGTCGACAGCAGCACGGCGCTGACGATGCAGTTGCTCATCTCGCTCGTCTACGAGCGGGCAAAAGTCTCGGAGAAGGAGGTCGTGTTCTACATCGACGAGGCGCGGTACATCATGCAGGACGCCGCGAGCCTGGCGTTTCTTGAAACGGTGTTCCGTCACCACCGCCACCACGACCTCTCGATCCGGCTGGTCACGCAGACGGTCGACGAGTTCTTCGAGCACGCCGAATCCGAGGCGATCCTGGATCAGTGTGCAGTCAAGCAGTTCCACCGCCTCGACGGGATGGACGAGGAGTGGGCCGACGAGTTCGGGCTGAACTACGCGCAGATGCGGTTCGTCCAGGACGCCGTGCCGGGCAACGAGGACGCCGGCTTCTCCGAGGCCCTCGTGGGCGTCGACGGCGAGTGGCGCGGTATCCAGGTCAAAGCGATGCCCAAGGAGAAGCAGGTCATCGACTTCGACCCGACCTCACAGATCCGGTCCTCGCTGCCCGGCGCCGGCGACGACGCCGTCGAGACCGAGATGCAGGAGTTCCAGGAAGAGCTCGAACACCGAGCAACGAACGGAACGAACGAAACGAGCGAACTGAACGAGGAATCAGACGCCGTCGAAGCTGAGCCAGACGGCGGGTCAACGGAGGACACCAACGATGGCTGA
- a CDS encoding ATP-binding protein encodes MAEYLRVTPTSERLDPESIPRVLDSLHKLTTPGSSGLGAKLNPLHSETPPRFEFLAISDGPDDPVEFFYGADAHLDTLEKRLRSIYPSTFDIERVDVDVASRLIQPVEFTPQEFVDHYEAGRLQYEFGPAEQYDIVDEESADSEPAEADPVVDGGTAATSVPDHHVTVGDTALELAPPDALPDDEEERRAIEKPTMTPTGTILARPAQDAISPLGVRWCGAASRKQDWMTSLTPFTAEETNGDLSSVDEPGAALASLIDHLMEATAPTAFQVVFQRRASWQSDSEVRKEDLVDGRDTFFQEVVGSLLEVEEQRSDQDDRQLSEAVEKRIEYIDAKNAKRSFTVNIRAVGVPTDDTRDDLDARMDSLLPVFDPLDGPFYEVEGQRLRDSGFREKTKEKKPRAALQRLLNRELTTGRGKTRPELVLSGTELANFVLVPSSEQLTVEGTRGTRAEQQSRNPLPWPNPDLIQQFQDGMAIGYALDENGEPRPDPIRIPPDLLPTHYGRFASTGGGKSKAIINDALSLRETTGGPVVLVDPKGDGMCENYLRCHYERFGGLDDVYHFRVPETIPAFSFFDIRPALEAGRNREDAIQDKVDHFHDILRMIMGREQYGQAFVANEILSYLIKALFDEEYGSDVFGLDDLFAAALRMQRDQTIPPVSADNQNIEESLTRHFAKDNHQFQVSMDAVGNRLDKLKEDAHLRRIFSHVPEQNDAGEYVDNRFDFREFLDEDATIIFDLGDLRPEAQRAITLLLLSNLWDAVQVRRRDGQTDYEKLTNLIIEEAAPVASTKLVSEQLLPQGRSFGLSMGLVMQFPEQVRNRNERAYDEVLNNIKTKLIGNISIERDLAESLAHEDLSPTELRNRINTLPSGEWIAQLPSPSFGETGPPPFSLKPLPIAPGHPESDQPLTEPQEDHFESVSRPRMVERTQAQHGLTEPTESRTAPEETGWGSTGTETTGSGADGDAATDPTQSAFISESTTEDTSTSTTQSETDSDPDADESEMSPLFGQATETDEEPAGDQATQPGNGATPVQESSVPVPDDELRQRELSRDDVRFLNRVLDVMNREDDEYTLLDRMSQLRDEYDDLHVERLTEQDLLEADSAAGRKYYTVLPDGRDLLGKELKAGPGAGDLGEKTPHKVGVRLLELWLQQRDDVGRVEPYYETEDGTVLDVAGFDEDGELVWAGEAELASNNRHAPVEDYDKLSAVDADAIWAFNNRETALDVLDSLADADRIGERVSGRAARSFATIRDAVDEFDAGGLTTVRGFKNLDQELNQ; translated from the coding sequence ATGGCTGAGTACCTGCGCGTCACGCCGACATCCGAGCGGCTTGACCCGGAGAGCATCCCCCGAGTCCTCGACAGCCTCCACAAACTGACCACGCCCGGCTCGTCGGGCCTCGGGGCGAAGCTGAACCCACTCCACAGTGAGACACCACCCCGATTCGAGTTCCTCGCGATCAGTGATGGCCCGGACGACCCGGTAGAGTTCTTCTACGGGGCCGATGCGCACCTCGATACGCTTGAGAAGCGTCTCCGCTCCATCTATCCAAGCACGTTCGACATCGAGCGCGTCGACGTCGACGTCGCCTCTCGGCTCATTCAGCCAGTCGAGTTCACACCGCAGGAATTCGTCGACCACTACGAGGCCGGGCGGCTGCAGTACGAGTTTGGCCCGGCAGAACAGTACGACATCGTCGACGAGGAATCAGCGGACTCCGAGCCAGCCGAAGCGGACCCCGTTGTCGACGGCGGTACAGCAGCCACGAGCGTCCCCGATCATCACGTGACTGTTGGGGACACAGCCCTGGAACTAGCGCCGCCCGATGCACTTCCAGACGACGAGGAAGAGCGACGGGCCATCGAGAAGCCGACGATGACACCGACGGGAACGATTCTGGCTCGCCCGGCACAAGACGCTATCTCGCCGCTCGGTGTCCGGTGGTGTGGCGCCGCGTCGCGGAAGCAGGACTGGATGACCTCGCTGACGCCGTTCACGGCAGAGGAAACGAACGGAGATCTCTCGTCCGTCGACGAGCCCGGCGCGGCGCTGGCGTCGCTGATCGACCACTTGATGGAGGCGACAGCGCCGACCGCGTTCCAAGTCGTCTTCCAACGGCGTGCTAGCTGGCAGTCCGACTCGGAGGTACGGAAAGAGGACCTCGTCGACGGCCGGGATACGTTCTTCCAGGAAGTCGTCGGGTCGTTGCTCGAGGTCGAGGAGCAACGGAGCGACCAGGACGACCGGCAGCTCAGCGAGGCCGTCGAGAAGCGCATCGAGTACATCGACGCGAAGAACGCCAAACGGTCGTTCACGGTCAACATCCGGGCCGTCGGCGTCCCCACCGACGACACCCGCGACGACCTCGATGCCCGGATGGACTCGCTCCTCCCCGTGTTCGACCCACTTGATGGACCGTTCTACGAGGTCGAGGGGCAACGCCTCCGAGACAGCGGCTTCCGTGAGAAAACGAAGGAGAAGAAGCCACGGGCCGCTCTCCAGCGCCTCCTCAATCGCGAGTTGACGACGGGCCGGGGGAAGACACGCCCCGAGCTGGTCCTCAGCGGGACGGAGCTCGCGAACTTCGTCCTCGTCCCCTCCTCCGAACAGTTGACCGTCGAAGGGACGCGGGGAACGAGGGCCGAACAGCAGAGTCGGAATCCGCTCCCGTGGCCGAACCCGGATCTGATCCAGCAGTTCCAGGACGGGATGGCCATCGGCTACGCGCTCGACGAAAACGGTGAGCCACGGCCGGACCCCATCCGGATCCCGCCGGACCTGTTGCCGACGCATTACGGGCGGTTCGCGTCGACTGGTGGCGGGAAGTCGAAGGCCATCATCAACGATGCGCTCTCGCTCCGTGAGACGACTGGTGGCCCCGTCGTCCTTGTCGACCCGAAAGGGGACGGAATGTGTGAGAACTACCTGCGCTGTCACTACGAGCGGTTCGGTGGCCTCGACGACGTCTACCACTTCCGCGTCCCGGAGACAATCCCCGCGTTCTCCTTCTTCGACATCCGGCCCGCGCTCGAGGCTGGTCGCAACCGTGAGGACGCGATTCAGGACAAGGTCGACCATTTCCACGACATCCTCCGGATGATTATGGGCCGCGAGCAGTACGGGCAGGCGTTCGTCGCGAACGAGATCCTCAGCTACCTGATCAAGGCGCTGTTCGACGAGGAGTATGGGAGCGACGTGTTCGGGCTGGACGACCTCTTCGCCGCCGCGCTCCGGATGCAGCGCGACCAGACGATTCCCCCGGTCTCGGCGGACAACCAGAACATCGAGGAATCGCTGACGCGCCACTTCGCGAAGGACAACCACCAGTTCCAGGTGTCGATGGACGCGGTCGGGAACCGTCTCGACAAGCTCAAAGAGGACGCGCATCTCCGGCGGATCTTCAGCCACGTCCCCGAACAGAACGACGCCGGCGAATACGTCGACAACCGCTTCGACTTCCGCGAGTTCCTCGATGAAGACGCCACCATCATCTTCGACCTGGGCGACCTCCGGCCGGAGGCACAGCGAGCGATCACACTCCTGCTGTTGAGCAACCTCTGGGACGCCGTGCAGGTTCGCCGTCGCGACGGTCAGACCGACTACGAGAAGCTCACGAACCTCATCATCGAGGAGGCGGCGCCGGTGGCGTCGACGAAGCTCGTCTCCGAGCAGCTACTGCCGCAGGGCCGGTCGTTCGGCCTAAGTATGGGGCTCGTGATGCAGTTCCCCGAACAGGTGCGGAACCGGAACGAGCGGGCCTACGACGAGGTGCTGAACAACATCAAGACGAAGCTCATCGGCAACATCTCGATCGAGCGCGATCTTGCGGAATCGCTTGCCCACGAGGACCTCAGCCCGACCGAACTCCGCAACCGGATCAACACGCTTCCGAGCGGCGAGTGGATTGCGCAGCTCCCGAGCCCATCCTTCGGGGAGACTGGTCCACCGCCGTTTTCGCTGAAGCCGCTCCCGATTGCGCCGGGGCATCCAGAAAGCGACCAGCCGCTCACAGAGCCCCAGGAAGACCATTTCGAGTCCGTGTCCCGACCACGGATGGTCGAGCGGACACAGGCCCAGCACGGGCTAACAGAGCCGACTGAGTCGCGCACTGCTCCGGAAGAGACTGGCTGGGGGAGTACGGGGACCGAGACGACGGGCTCGGGTGCCGACGGCGATGCAGCGACCGACCCGACGCAATCCGCGTTCATCAGCGAATCGACGACCGAGGACACATCGACGTCGACCACCCAGTCCGAGACGGACAGCGACCCAGATGCGGACGAGTCAGAGATGAGCCCCCTGTTCGGGCAGGCCACCGAGACGGACGAGGAACCAGCTGGTGACCAAGCAACGCAGCCGGGGAACGGGGCAACGCCCGTCCAGGAAAGCAGCGTGCCCGTCCCCGATGACGAACTCCGACAACGCGAACTCAGCCGTGACGACGTTCGGTTCCTGAATCGGGTCCTCGACGTGATGAACAGAGAGGACGACGAGTACACGCTACTGGACAGGATGAGCCAGCTCCGGGACGAATACGACGACCTCCATGTGGAGCGGCTCACGGAGCAGGACCTCCTGGAAGCGGACTCCGCGGCGGGGCGCAAGTACTACACCGTCCTCCCGGACGGTCGAGACCTCCTCGGGAAAGAATTGAAGGCGGGGCCAGGAGCGGGGGATCTCGGCGAGAAAACGCCACACAAGGTTGGCGTCCGGCTCCTCGAGCTGTGGCTCCAGCAGCGTGACGACGTCGGTCGCGTGGAGCCGTACTACGAAACCGAAGACGGCACGGTACTGGACGTGGCCGGCTTCGACGAGGACGGCGAGCTTGTCTGGGCCGGCGAAGCAGAGCTCGCGAGTAACAACCGGCACGCCCCGGTCGAGGATTACGACAAACTCAGCGCGGTGGACGCCGACGCAATCTGGGCCTTCAACAATCGCGAGACGGCGCTCGACGTCCTGGATAGCCTTGCCGACGCCGATCGGATCGGCGAGCGGGTCAGCGGGCGGGCGGCACGGTCGTTCGCGACCATCAGAGACGCCGTCGACGAGTTCGATGCTGGGGGCCTGACCACCGTTCGAGGCTTCAAAAATCTCGACCAAGAACTCAACCAATGA
- a CDS encoding bifunctional DNA primase/polymerase, with protein sequence MTWRQATREEIYAYYAEEFPRYLDDLPEFITATGPKQYAIAFRESHPVRKDEVPARDFIRRDTWQTDPSGDRTTSEFNDFEDVVDFIRHPARNDPLGRSKFALADPEVLEQPDPRPDAVYYALDHWERPWVLLVDIDAKEIARARADEMVSADVDDRDDDALLDAAGILDAAPEGYPYAFEDVDRAIEYGFELRDIFEDDFDAEETMVVYSGQGVHVYLLDTDPAHRYDEQSREVLNDLLLETYDIPIDPIVTADRRRVARLPYSLHADVCSIVQPIESPAFDVRSATPEVIDE encoded by the coding sequence ATGACCTGGCGACAGGCGACCCGCGAGGAGATTTACGCCTACTACGCCGAGGAGTTCCCCCGCTATCTGGACGACCTGCCGGAATTCATCACGGCGACCGGTCCGAAACAGTACGCCATCGCCTTCCGCGAGTCCCACCCGGTTCGCAAAGACGAGGTGCCGGCCAGGGACTTCATCCGGCGGGATACGTGGCAGACAGATCCGTCGGGGGACCGAACGACATCCGAGTTCAACGACTTCGAGGACGTCGTCGACTTCATTCGACACCCCGCTCGCAACGACCCGCTGGGGCGGAGCAAGTTCGCGCTTGCTGATCCGGAGGTGCTGGAACAACCGGACCCACGTCCCGACGCCGTCTACTACGCGCTGGATCACTGGGAACGACCCTGGGTCCTCCTCGTCGACATCGACGCGAAAGAGATCGCCCGGGCCCGAGCGGACGAGATGGTCTCAGCGGATGTCGACGATCGGGACGACGATGCGCTCCTCGACGCTGCGGGCATCCTCGACGCCGCTCCCGAGGGGTATCCGTACGCCTTCGAAGATGTCGACCGCGCCATCGAGTACGGGTTCGAGCTGAGGGATATCTTCGAGGACGATTTCGACGCCGAGGAAACGATGGTCGTCTACAGCGGGCAGGGTGTCCACGTCTACCTACTGGATACCGATCCGGCGCACCGATACGACGAGCAGAGTCGCGAGGTGTTGAACGACCTTCTCCTCGAGACGTACGACATCCCGATCGACCCCATCGTGACCGCTGACCGCCGGCGGGTCGCCCGCTTGCCCTACTCGCTGCACGCCGACGTCTGTAGCATCGTTCAACCAATCGAGAGCCCAGCGTTCGACGTTCGGTCGGCGACACCCGAGGTGATCGACGAATGA
- a CDS encoding primase-associated protein codes for MSPSTPTDDEDMAYRVASLPLEYGETRINQLFTRGYNRYVVDGEDQPEDLVNDVERFGTAAFKEQVRADAAEEPFVDEPGTLAVLATLSATCVKEHPKFEHASPRNIQVLYDIRELYVNNLASLIRAHGDGSLQQDIADVLYSKEPGEDGPHPGRVCTGITEMPEFGDGLYLEIPMAAASRKCLVREDEASTRSDDGGEILTRVKDNKLYVPVGDFDSKYRNYAERAFKKLLRVQEDGLSDDQLTWLTTNESAITERIDRFLETGHHERIWRNWDRGERTIRVLRRALSDAPDDVAQKGEFHTAKELYRAVTAYDAEDDWESSVTDWISSPSSLAKTLADHESHSAVTIDRDGRVNTYRIGRAGTGAEQIEVREIEDLFELPCMANMEERLHEKKPVRKDLYNFARMVMWLPQYQDSSLDEIVTDLKDVFSRWPWYDEQETEYQVRYEFSNTIDGDTPLPMNCDNDDLQRYCIGQDQCPYSIWGSLPFPDEMYEQVEEESAGPAEQF; via the coding sequence ATGAGTCCGAGTACGCCCACCGACGACGAGGACATGGCGTATCGAGTTGCGTCACTCCCGCTGGAGTACGGTGAGACCCGCATCAACCAGCTGTTTACGCGTGGCTACAATCGATACGTCGTCGACGGCGAGGACCAACCCGAGGACCTCGTGAACGACGTCGAGCGGTTCGGGACGGCGGCGTTCAAAGAGCAGGTTCGTGCCGATGCCGCCGAGGAGCCGTTCGTCGACGAGCCGGGGACGCTTGCCGTGCTCGCGACATTGAGTGCGACCTGTGTGAAAGAGCACCCGAAGTTTGAGCACGCGTCGCCCCGGAACATTCAGGTGCTCTACGATATCCGGGAGCTGTACGTCAATAATCTCGCCTCCCTCATCCGCGCCCACGGCGATGGGTCGCTCCAGCAGGACATCGCCGACGTACTGTACAGCAAGGAGCCAGGTGAGGATGGCCCGCATCCGGGTCGGGTCTGTACAGGCATCACGGAGATGCCGGAGTTCGGGGATGGCCTCTATCTCGAAATCCCGATGGCTGCGGCGTCACGCAAATGCCTTGTTCGGGAGGACGAGGCGTCGACGAGGAGTGACGATGGCGGGGAGATACTGACGCGAGTGAAAGACAACAAGCTGTACGTCCCGGTCGGTGATTTCGACAGCAAGTATCGGAACTACGCAGAGCGGGCGTTCAAGAAGCTCCTGCGGGTGCAAGAAGACGGGCTTTCCGACGACCAGCTGACGTGGCTGACCACGAACGAGTCTGCGATTACGGAGCGGATCGATCGCTTCCTTGAGACCGGCCATCACGAGCGAATCTGGCGGAACTGGGACCGTGGGGAACGGACGATTCGCGTCCTCCGGCGGGCCCTGAGTGACGCGCCCGACGACGTGGCGCAAAAGGGTGAGTTCCACACGGCGAAAGAGCTCTATCGAGCTGTTACGGCGTACGATGCCGAGGACGACTGGGAATCCTCTGTAACGGACTGGATCTCGAGTCCGAGCAGTCTCGCGAAGACGCTGGCTGACCACGAGTCTCACTCGGCAGTCACGATCGACCGCGACGGACGCGTCAATACGTACCGAATCGGGCGAGCTGGAACCGGCGCCGAACAGATCGAGGTGCGAGAGATCGAAGACCTCTTCGAACTCCCCTGTATGGCGAATATGGAGGAACGGCTCCACGAGAAGAAGCCGGTGCGGAAGGACCTCTACAACTTCGCGCGGATGGTGATGTGGCTGCCGCAGTACCAAGACAGCAGCCTCGACGAAATCGTCACGGATCTCAAGGACGTCTTCTCTCGGTGGCCGTGGTACGACGAGCAGGAAACCGAGTACCAGGTCCGTTACGAGTTCTCGAACACGATCGACGGCGACACCCCGTTGCCGATGAACTGCGATAACGACGATCTACAGCGCTACTGTATCGGCCAGGACCAATGTCCCTACTCTATCTGGGGCAGCCTCCCGTTCCCGGATGAGATGTACGAGCAGGTCGAGGAGGAATCCGCCGGTCCTGCTGAGCAATTCTGA
- a CDS encoding NAD(P)-binding domain-containing protein — translation MKIGMIGAGDIGSTAAQHFADAGHEVMISNSRGPETLTDLVDELGNNAHAGTVSEAADFGEVVMEAIPFNAYESLPADTLSDKIVISASNYYPMRDGFIDIGETHTDLIADHLEDSRVVKAFNATYWKTLRDGQRSDADPDDRLAIFIAGDDDEAKSVVSNLIEDIGFTPVDTGPLTEGGRFIQPGSPIYTASLSASEARTRLAALKTTVAAYELGYYDTSREVTIQELVDELDMNEETISEHLQQGTEQFISQYLD, via the coding sequence ATGAAAATCGGAATGATTGGCGCAGGAGATATCGGAAGTACAGCTGCCCAACATTTTGCTGATGCAGGCCATGAGGTTATGATCAGTAATTCTCGGGGACCAGAAACACTCACGGACCTCGTTGACGAGCTCGGAAACAACGCTCATGCGGGGACCGTCTCTGAAGCAGCCGATTTCGGCGAGGTCGTCATGGAGGCAATTCCGTTCAATGCATACGAATCCCTCCCTGCGGACACCCTCAGTGATAAGATCGTTATCAGTGCATCAAATTACTACCCGATGCGGGATGGATTTATCGACATCGGAGAGACACATACGGACCTCATTGCAGATCATCTCGAAGATTCTAGAGTCGTTAAGGCATTCAATGCTACATATTGGAAGACCCTCCGGGACGGTCAACGGTCAGATGCCGATCCAGATGATCGTCTTGCGATATTTATCGCTGGGGATGATGATGAGGCGAAAAGTGTAGTTTCGAATCTTATCGAAGATATTGGATTCACTCCTGTGGATACAGGTCCACTAACTGAGGGGGGTCGTTTCATACAACCGGGGTCGCCGATCTATACCGCCTCATTGAGTGCGAGCGAGGCACGGACACGGTTAGCGGCACTCAAAACGACCGTGGCTGCATATGAACTTGGCTATTACGACACTTCGCGGGAAGTCACGATCCAAGAATTAGTCGATGAACTGGATATGAATGAAGAAACGATTTCAGAACATCTTCAGCAGGGGACGGAGCAATTCATTAGTCAATATCTTGATTGA
- a CDS encoding winged helix-turn-helix transcriptional regulator, with product MSESKASQESKRGEGVDESTLFSLLGKAHTLEILNEIVTTDKQSIRFGELQDSLELSPNTLSRRLDELVEVGFLERTQYDEIPPRVEYEETEMVNDLTPVFRGLETWMERHGSDQLECS from the coding sequence ATGAGCGAGAGCAAAGCAAGTCAAGAGTCAAAACGGGGTGAAGGGGTTGATGAGAGTACGCTCTTCTCACTTCTGGGGAAGGCACATACCTTAGAAATCCTCAACGAGATTGTCACCACAGACAAGCAGTCGATCCGTTTCGGCGAACTCCAAGATTCGCTCGAACTTTCGCCGAATACACTCTCTCGACGACTCGATGAACTTGTCGAAGTTGGGTTTCTTGAACGTACTCAGTACGACGAAATTCCGCCACGAGTAGAATACGAAGAAACAGAGATGGTGAACGATCTCACGCCTGTTTTTCGAGGATTAGAGACATGGATGGAACGGCACGGATCAGATCAACTTGAGTGTTCCTGA